One genomic window of Desulfocurvus vexinensis DSM 17965 includes the following:
- the rpmE gene encoding 50S ribosomal protein L31, translated as MKNDIHPKTFESTIRCACGFEIQAKSTKGNLVEVEICSNCHPYFTGKQRFVDTAGRIDRFRKKYAKFDKGE; from the coding sequence ATGAAAAACGATATCCATCCCAAGACGTTCGAGTCCACCATCCGCTGCGCGTGCGGCTTCGAGATCCAGGCCAAATCCACCAAGGGCAACCTGGTGGAGGTCGAAATCTGCTCCAACTGCCACCCCTACTTCACGGGCAAGCAGCGCTTCGTGGACACCGCCGGGCGCATCGACCGGTTCCGCAAGAAGTACGCCAAGTTCGACAAGGGCGAGTAG
- the tuf gene encoding elongation factor Tu encodes MGKAKFERKKPHVNVGTIGHIDHGKTTLTAAITKIAAMRGGGAFVAFDEIDKAPEEKERGITIATAHVEYETDNRHYAHVDCPGHADYIKNMITGAAQMDGAILVVAATDGPMPQTREHILLARQVGVPSMVVFLNKCDMVDDAELLELVELEVRELLSKYEFPGDDIPVIQGSALKALEAESVDDAAVKPILDLLAACDSYIPEPQRDIDKPFLMPIEDVFSISGRGTVVTGRVERGVIKVGEEVAIIGIKPTVKTTCTGVEMFRKLLDQGQAGDNIGALLRGVKRDEVERGQVLAAPGSITPHTKFKAEVYVLSKDEGGRHTPFFSGYRPQFYFRTTDVTGVVTLEEGVEMVMPGDNATFNVELIAPIAMELGLRFAIREGGRTVGAGVVSEIVE; translated from the coding sequence ATGGGTAAGGCGAAGTTTGAGCGCAAGAAGCCTCACGTCAACGTTGGCACCATTGGTCACATCGACCACGGCAAGACCACTCTGACCGCTGCGATCACCAAGATCGCCGCCATGCGTGGCGGCGGCGCCTTCGTGGCCTTCGACGAGATCGACAAGGCCCCCGAGGAGAAGGAGCGCGGCATCACCATCGCCACGGCGCACGTGGAGTACGAGACGGACAACCGTCACTACGCGCACGTGGACTGCCCCGGTCACGCCGACTATATCAAGAACATGATCACCGGCGCGGCCCAGATGGACGGCGCCATCCTGGTGGTCGCGGCCACCGACGGCCCCATGCCGCAGACCCGCGAGCACATCCTGCTGGCGCGCCAGGTGGGCGTTCCGTCCATGGTGGTGTTCCTGAACAAGTGCGACATGGTGGACGACGCGGAGCTTCTGGAGCTGGTGGAGCTCGAGGTCCGCGAGCTGCTGTCCAAGTACGAGTTCCCGGGCGACGACATCCCGGTGATCCAGGGCTCCGCCCTCAAGGCCCTGGAGGCCGAGAGCGTGGACGACGCGGCGGTCAAGCCGATCCTGGACCTGCTGGCCGCGTGCGACTCCTACATCCCCGAGCCGCAGCGCGACATCGACAAGCCGTTCCTGATGCCCATCGAGGACGTGTTCTCGATCTCGGGCCGCGGCACCGTGGTCACGGGTCGCGTTGAGCGCGGCGTGATCAAGGTGGGCGAGGAAGTGGCGATCATCGGCATCAAGCCGACGGTGAAGACGACCTGCACGGGCGTTGAGATGTTCCGCAAGCTGCTGGACCAGGGCCAGGCTGGCGACAACATCGGCGCGCTGCTTCGCGGCGTGAAGCGCGACGAAGTGGAGCGCGGCCAGGTGCTGGCGGCCCCCGGGTCGATCACCCCGCACACGAAGTTCAAGGCCGAGGTGTACGTGCTGTCCAAGGACGAGGGCGGCCGCCATACCCCGTTCTTCAGCGGGTACCGTCCGCAGTTCTACTTCCGCACCACCGACGTGACCGGCGTGGTGACCCTGGAAGAGGGCGTCGAGATGGTCATGCCCGGCGACAACGCGACGTTCAACGTCGAGCTGATCGCTCCCATCGCCATGGAGCTCGGCCTGCGCTTCGCCATCCGTGAGGGTGGCCGTACCGTGGGCGCGGGCGTCGTCTCCGAGATCGTGGAGTA
- the gpmA gene encoding 2,3-diphosphoglycerate-dependent phosphoglycerate mutase, translating into MHTLVLVRHGQSRWNLENRFTGWTDVDLTDQGAEEARAGARLLLAAGLDFDICHTSLLRRAIDTLWIIQREMDRMWLPTQLCWRLNERHYGALQGLDKAETAARYGKEQVFAWRRSYDVPPPPLDPGDPRDPGRDRRYADLAPGELPRGESLKDTVARVLPYWEQVMAPQVRQGRRLLVAAHGNSLRALVKHLDGMGEDEVAGLNIPTGIPLVYELDANLASLGRRYLGDPEAARRAAQAVADQAGGG; encoded by the coding sequence ATGCATACCCTCGTCCTCGTGCGCCACGGCCAGAGCCGCTGGAACCTCGAAAACCGCTTCACCGGCTGGACCGACGTGGACCTGACCGACCAGGGCGCCGAGGAGGCCCGGGCCGGGGCCCGGCTGCTGCTGGCCGCAGGCCTGGACTTCGACATCTGCCACACCTCGCTGCTGCGCCGGGCCATCGACACGCTGTGGATCATCCAGCGCGAGATGGACCGCATGTGGCTGCCCACGCAGCTCTGCTGGCGGCTGAACGAGCGCCACTACGGCGCCCTGCAGGGCCTGGACAAGGCCGAGACCGCCGCGCGCTACGGCAAGGAGCAGGTCTTCGCCTGGCGGCGCAGCTACGACGTGCCCCCGCCGCCGCTGGACCCCGGCGACCCGCGCGACCCCGGGCGCGACCGGCGCTACGCGGACCTCGCCCCCGGCGAGCTGCCGCGCGGCGAAAGCCTGAAGGACACCGTGGCCCGCGTGCTGCCCTACTGGGAGCAGGTCATGGCGCCGCAGGTGCGCCAGGGCCGCCGACTGCTGGTGGCGGCCCACGGCAACAGCCTGCGCGCCCTGGTCAAGCACCTGGACGGCATGGGCGAGGACGAGGTGGCGGGGCTGAACATCCCCACGGGCATTCCCCTGGTCTACGAGCTGGACGCGAACCTGGCCTCCCTGGGGCGGCGCTACCTGGGCGACCCCGAAGCGGCCCGCCGGGCGGCCCAGGCCGTGGCCGACCAGGCCGGGGGGGGCTGA
- the prmC gene encoding peptide chain release factor N(5)-glutamine methyltransferase, with the protein MTSCGPTVGRLLHECEDLLAAAGVDSPRLSAQVLAAHALGLERHALLLARSRPLEPAEAARVRALVRRRAGGEPVAYITGVREFYGLEFAVGPAVLVPRPETEHLLEQAEALFARDAPLVFADLGTGSGCLAVALAHRFARARGLALDASAPALAVARANARRHGVAARLQLLRADFGRPFAAPGSLDLVLANPPYVSQDEYQDTSREVRDFEPRTALVPEAPGRADGLECYRALAPRAAEALRPGGALLAEIGCGQGAAVRAVVLGTGAFAEVRVLPDLAGLDRVVAARRV; encoded by the coding sequence ATGACCTCCTGCGGCCCCACCGTGGGCCGTCTGCTGCACGAATGCGAGGACCTGCTCGCGGCGGCGGGGGTGGACAGCCCGCGCCTGTCGGCGCAGGTTCTGGCCGCCCACGCCCTGGGGCTGGAGCGCCACGCGCTGCTGCTGGCCCGCTCGCGGCCCCTGGAACCCGCCGAGGCCGCCCGGGTGCGCGCCCTGGTGCGGCGCCGGGCCGGGGGCGAGCCCGTGGCCTACATCACCGGCGTGCGCGAGTTCTACGGGCTGGAGTTCGCCGTGGGGCCCGCCGTTTTGGTGCCGCGCCCGGAAACCGAACATCTGCTGGAGCAGGCCGAGGCCCTTTTCGCGCGCGATGCGCCCCTGGTCTTCGCCGACCTGGGCACGGGCAGCGGCTGCCTGGCCGTGGCCCTGGCCCACCGCTTCGCCCGGGCGCGCGGGCTGGCCCTGGACGCCAGCGCCCCGGCCCTGGCCGTGGCCCGGGCCAATGCCCGCAGGCACGGCGTGGCCGCGCGGCTGCAACTGCTGCGCGCCGATTTCGGGCGCCCCTTCGCGGCCCCCGGGTCCCTGGACCTGGTGCTGGCCAACCCGCCCTACGTCAGCCAGGACGAATACCAGGACACCTCGCGCGAGGTCCGCGATTTCGAGCCGCGCACGGCCCTGGTGCCCGAGGCCCCGGGCCGGGCCGACGGGCTGGAGTGCTACCGGGCCCTGGCGCCCCGGGCTGCCGAGGCCCTGCGCCCCGGCGGCGCGCTGCTGGCCGAGATCGGCTGCGGGCAGGGCGCGGCGGTGCGCGCCGTGGTGCTGGGCACCGGGGCCTTCGCCGAAGTGCGCGTGCTGCCCGACCTGGCCGGGCTGGACCGCGTGGTGGCCGCCCGCCGGGTCTGA
- the lpxC gene encoding UDP-3-O-acyl-N-acetylglucosamine deacetylase — MNQTTIAKSVRCSGVGLHGGGKVGLVLHPAGPDTGIVFHLHTAQGVKRLVPDPGHVVGTGLATTLGNGDGNVSTVEHLLAAIRGLGIDNIVVEAEGSEVPIMDGSAGSFVYLLRSAGLAEQNRPRRVLAVTRAFEHKDGDKRIRVEPHDGFRVDYLIEFDHPLIGRQTMRLDLTPENFVRRVAKARTFGFLSDVEALRRNGLALGGSLENAVVLDEYGVVNQEGLRYKDEFVRHKVLDFIGDMAVAPLPLWGHFEVRCSGHAFNNEFLRLLMDNAATCLRTMTPAGAEAAGLREASPARAVAAAVATA; from the coding sequence ATGAACCAGACCACCATCGCAAAATCCGTCCGCTGCTCCGGCGTCGGCCTCCACGGCGGGGGCAAGGTCGGCCTCGTGCTGCATCCCGCCGGGCCCGACACGGGCATCGTTTTCCATTTGCACACCGCCCAGGGCGTCAAGCGCCTGGTGCCCGACCCGGGCCATGTGGTCGGCACCGGGCTGGCCACCACCCTGGGCAACGGCGACGGCAACGTCTCCACCGTGGAGCACCTGCTGGCCGCCATCCGCGGCCTGGGCATCGACAACATCGTGGTCGAGGCCGAGGGCAGCGAGGTGCCGATCATGGACGGCAGCGCCGGGTCCTTCGTGTATCTGCTGCGCTCGGCGGGTCTGGCCGAGCAGAACCGCCCGCGCCGCGTGCTGGCCGTGACCCGGGCCTTCGAGCACAAGGACGGCGACAAGCGCATCCGGGTCGAGCCCCACGACGGCTTCCGGGTGGACTACCTCATCGAGTTCGACCATCCGCTCATCGGGCGCCAGACCATGCGCCTGGACCTGACCCCCGAGAACTTCGTGCGCCGCGTGGCCAAGGCCCGGACCTTCGGCTTCCTGTCCGACGTCGAGGCCCTGCGCCGCAACGGCCTGGCCCTGGGCGGCTCGCTGGAGAACGCCGTGGTCCTGGACGAGTACGGCGTGGTCAACCAGGAAGGCCTGCGCTACAAGGACGAATTCGTGCGCCACAAGGTGCTGGACTTCATCGGCGACATGGCCGTGGCCCCGCTGCCCCTGTGGGGGCACTTCGAGGTCCGCTGCTCGGGACACGCCTTCAACAACGAGTTCCTGCGCCTGCTCATGGACAACGCGGCCACCTGCCTGCGGACCATGACCCCGGCCGGCGCCGAGGCTGCGGGCCTGCGCGAGGCCTCGCCCGCCCGCGCCGTGGCCGCCGCCGTCGCCACGGCCTGA
- the prfA gene encoding peptide chain release factor 1 has translation MFAKLESIEKKYEELEAQLADPSVFDDQERYRKLTKTHADLGEIVRVFREYRTMDRNLAENREMFDDPDPEIRQMARAEADELRASLPRLEEQLRILLLPKDPLDDKNIILEIRAGTGGEEAALFAADLFRMYSRFAETKGWRLEVLSSSDTGTGGFKEIIANISGNKVYSQLKYESGIHRVQRVPATESQGRIHTSAVTVAILPEAEEVEVELRPEDLRIDVFRSSGPGGQSVNTTDSAIRVTHMPSGLVVICQDEKSQHKNKAKALKVLRSRLFQIEQDKADKEMSDARRAQVGSGDRSGRIRTYNFPQSRVSDHRINLTLHCLDEILQGDLEELVEALVAHFQAEALKLQADA, from the coding sequence ATGTTCGCCAAGCTGGAAAGCATCGAGAAGAAGTACGAGGAGCTGGAGGCCCAGCTCGCCGACCCCTCGGTGTTCGACGACCAGGAGCGCTACCGCAAGCTCACCAAGACCCACGCCGATCTGGGCGAGATCGTGCGCGTGTTCCGCGAATACCGGACCATGGACCGCAACCTCGCCGAGAACCGCGAGATGTTCGACGACCCCGACCCGGAGATCCGCCAGATGGCCCGGGCCGAGGCTGACGAACTGCGCGCGAGCCTGCCCCGGCTCGAAGAGCAACTGCGCATCCTGCTGCTGCCCAAGGACCCCCTGGACGACAAGAACATCATCCTCGAAATCCGTGCGGGCACCGGCGGCGAAGAGGCCGCGCTCTTCGCGGCGGACCTGTTCCGCATGTATTCGCGCTTCGCCGAGACCAAGGGCTGGCGTCTGGAGGTCCTGAGCTCCAGCGATACCGGCACCGGCGGTTTCAAGGAAATCATCGCCAACATCTCGGGCAACAAGGTCTACAGCCAGCTCAAGTACGAGTCGGGCATCCACCGCGTGCAGCGCGTGCCGGCCACCGAGTCCCAGGGCCGCATCCATACCTCCGCCGTCACCGTGGCCATCCTGCCCGAGGCCGAGGAGGTCGAGGTGGAGTTGCGCCCCGAGGATCTGCGCATCGACGTGTTCCGCTCCTCGGGCCCCGGCGGCCAGAGCGTGAACACCACCGACTCCGCCATCCGCGTGACCCACATGCCTTCGGGGCTGGTGGTCATCTGCCAGGACGAGAAATCCCAGCACAAGAACAAGGCCAAGGCCCTCAAGGTGCTGCGCTCGCGCCTGTTCCAGATCGAGCAGGACAAGGCGGACAAGGAGATGTCCGACGCGCGCCGGGCCCAGGTGGGCAGCGGCGACCGTTCCGGGCGCATCCGGACCTATAACTTCCCCCAGAGCCGCGTGTCGGACCACCGCATCAACCTGACCCTGCACTGCCTGGACGAGATTCTCCAGGGCGACCTGGAAGAACTCGTGGAGGCGCTGGTCGCCCATTTCCAGGCCGAGGCCCTGAAGCTCCAGGCCGACGCATGA
- a CDS encoding DUF1385 domain-containing protein encodes MAHTSTQGRPGALRRAALRALGPVLAAAPAVGGQAVMEGVMIRNRERLAIAVRKPDGSIHLETRPWFSLTSAPLLQRPFLRGFPVLLETLVNGIKSLNWSAQVSLDEGEDEIKPWALALTVGVSIALALGLFVVLPHLFSLGVAYLGLGGGTESLSFHAWDGFFKLGVFLAYISAISLLPDIRRVFQYHGAEHKVIWAYESGCELTPERARGYSRLHPRCGTAFLLFVLSLSIVLHAVLIPGLLMLYAPQGEVLKQAYVIGAKFLMLVPVAAVSFELIKFTARRSEGTVCRALCWPGLMLQRLTTFEPDDEQLEVAIAALRGAVDK; translated from the coding sequence ATGGCACATACGTCCACCCAAGGCAGACCCGGCGCACTGCGCCGCGCGGCCCTGCGGGCCCTTGGTCCCGTCCTGGCCGCCGCACCCGCCGTGGGCGGGCAGGCGGTGATGGAAGGGGTCATGATCCGCAACCGCGAACGGCTGGCCATCGCCGTGCGCAAGCCCGACGGCTCCATCCACCTGGAAACGCGGCCCTGGTTCTCCCTGACCTCGGCGCCGCTGTTGCAGCGCCCGTTTTTGCGCGGCTTCCCGGTGCTGCTGGAGACGCTGGTCAACGGCATCAAGTCCCTGAACTGGTCGGCCCAGGTCAGCCTGGACGAGGGCGAGGACGAGATCAAGCCGTGGGCCCTGGCGCTCACGGTGGGCGTGTCCATCGCCCTGGCCCTGGGGCTGTTCGTGGTGCTGCCGCACCTGTTCTCCCTGGGCGTGGCCTACCTGGGCCTGGGCGGGGGCACCGAGTCCCTGAGCTTCCATGCCTGGGACGGCTTCTTCAAGCTCGGGGTCTTCCTGGCCTACATCAGCGCCATTTCGCTGCTGCCCGACATCCGCCGGGTGTTCCAGTACCACGGCGCGGAGCACAAGGTCATCTGGGCCTACGAGAGCGGCTGCGAGCTGACCCCCGAGCGGGCCCGGGGCTACAGCCGCCTGCACCCGCGCTGCGGCACGGCGTTTCTGCTTTTCGTGCTGTCCCTGTCCATCGTGCTGCACGCCGTGCTCATCCCGGGGCTGCTCATGCTCTACGCGCCCCAGGGCGAAGTGCTCAAGCAGGCCTACGTCATCGGGGCCAAGTTCCTGATGCTGGTGCCCGTGGCGGCGGTGTCCTTCGAGCTGATCAAGTTCACCGCGCGGCGCAGCGAGGGCACGGTGTGCCGCGCGTTGTGCTGGCCCGGGCTCATGCTCCAGCGCCTGACCACCTTCGAGCCCGACGACGAGCAGCTCGAGGTCGCCATCGCGGCCCTGCGGGGCGCGGTGGACAAATAA
- a CDS encoding class I adenylate cyclase: protein MTASSTPSSPPGGEAAGLLRRLGDMTGRAPREREREEIARLADALAALPGPGGDAARAEAALLLAARHAGAEPGAAALYAALLPRLGPGAAPLLVAVLLRSMEADPRHKPDLPEAAGPLLPHVLNLLLDDQHPLTEPLRGPALAALPLLADLPAERAAAFLDDMDAAGREVACGVAEMLLAGPWGTLVRAALDDGAARIARGERPARELATIIARHAVLGRAAFARELLPLLDTRHAPTLLAALPAVLRCRPGADARLAVAAARTALHPDRRVKAWALAVLAVCAPKDQGKILVSLCAKDGAAATAAPALLPLLPRREYLAWAKAAGGVRQTAPVVFAALAALDPQGVRACLGLLAGGAHGPGAARLAARLPVPGPEAGCDARAAAAAWKPAAPAAGGGARAGRDKDSLLARLGGGPGLSVQFDGPGGGETLRGAKGSPVYRDRTLRGADFSGAFLEGAVFEGCTLEGVLFTGALLQGVRFTRCTFKGGDLAGCRLDGCELRDLRLDHASLRGALLCGCTVAGADLHACDLRGLTLHDTAMSTARFTACDLSGLAVRQGALAGVELVLARMVGARLTGARLTGLTLAALAVADTRAEGLDTDHPALLRLESRRLLAQATALAAQDPPPAPDLDPQEAVAAAAMAEAWFQARDQRAALAAFLENNLRREAWCRHKLGPERSRFYRLAPLVLHADLFAPPAAPAAEDGPPPAPGPAPFRLADYAPDYTTLQDARALFPGAALAQPEAGGAPAPVSIEGLYTIGSTGTAAQTPTSDLDYWVCHDARGMTPALAAALAGRLERIEAWAARTFGLEVHFFAMDLERVRQNNFGFSDQESSGSAQAMLLKEEFYRTAVRVAGKAPLWWLTPPGADDRAYAAARRFAGAGPLGRRLIDLGNLVDIPPGEFFGASLWQIVKALKSPFKSIMKFGLLEKYIASGASGQGALLCDRIKAGLLAGRTALADADPYVLLLREVSEHYARAGEKDSLTLVRLSFLLKSKVAEVCAPGAVPLREEDAQLREMFQGEQARFGTGGGWSFRRLEHVGGLVNAFIVRTYTRVRELRPQGGDVSITPEDLTRLGRKISSSFSRRKHKVEHTPFLAIGGNTFRILHFQAKDRKLGRPTDWEIQGAQEVASRDRLQLADLRKGPGLAELLVWLACNRLFTPGVEVRGDYSISPVTARDLDTLLHRLTEFFPPGPTFNTSIDEMLRPERIVRAFFILNLVQPREQDTVREVSLVYSTNWGELFCRTVAVDRADTLFADPGRFLLRHVEQRFDTPPVMDSFVPDRASCPRLAL, encoded by the coding sequence ATGACAGCTTCTTCCACGCCATCCTCCCCGCCCGGCGGCGAGGCCGCAGGCCTGCTGCGCCGCCTGGGCGACATGACCGGCCGCGCCCCCCGCGAGCGCGAACGCGAGGAGATCGCGCGGCTGGCGGACGCCCTGGCGGCCCTGCCCGGCCCCGGGGGCGACGCCGCGCGCGCCGAGGCCGCCCTGCTGCTGGCCGCGCGCCACGCCGGGGCCGAGCCCGGCGCGGCGGCCCTGTATGCCGCGCTGCTGCCGCGCCTGGGCCCGGGGGCGGCGCCGCTGCTGGTCGCCGTGCTGCTGCGGTCCATGGAGGCCGACCCGCGCCACAAGCCCGACCTGCCCGAGGCCGCCGGGCCGCTGCTGCCCCACGTCCTGAACCTGCTGCTGGACGACCAGCACCCGCTGACCGAGCCCCTGCGCGGCCCCGCCCTGGCCGCCCTGCCCCTGCTGGCCGACCTGCCCGCCGAGCGGGCCGCAGCCTTCTTGGACGACATGGACGCTGCGGGCCGGGAGGTGGCCTGCGGCGTGGCCGAGATGCTGCTGGCCGGGCCGTGGGGGACGCTGGTGCGCGCCGCCCTGGACGACGGCGCCGCGCGCATCGCCCGCGGCGAACGCCCCGCCCGCGAGCTGGCGACGATCATCGCCCGCCACGCCGTGCTGGGCCGGGCCGCCTTCGCCCGCGAGCTGCTGCCCCTGCTGGACACCCGCCACGCCCCGACCCTGCTGGCGGCCCTGCCCGCCGTGCTGCGCTGCCGCCCCGGGGCCGACGCGCGCCTGGCCGTGGCCGCCGCGCGCACGGCCCTGCACCCCGACCGCCGGGTCAAGGCCTGGGCCCTGGCCGTGCTGGCCGTCTGCGCGCCCAAGGACCAGGGCAAGATCCTGGTCAGCCTGTGCGCCAAGGACGGCGCGGCGGCCACCGCCGCCCCCGCCCTGCTGCCCCTGCTGCCCCGGCGCGAATATCTGGCCTGGGCCAAGGCCGCAGGCGGCGTCCGCCAGACCGCCCCTGTGGTTTTCGCCGCCCTGGCGGCGCTGGACCCGCAGGGCGTGCGGGCGTGCCTGGGCCTGCTGGCGGGGGGCGCCCACGGCCCGGGGGCGGCCCGTCTGGCCGCCCGCCTGCCCGTGCCCGGGCCCGAGGCCGGATGCGACGCCCGGGCCGCCGCCGCCGCGTGGAAGCCTGCGGCGCCCGCCGCCGGGGGCGGCGCCAGGGCCGGGCGCGACAAGGACTCCCTGCTTGCCCGCCTGGGCGGCGGCCCGGGCCTGAGCGTGCAGTTCGACGGCCCCGGAGGCGGCGAGACGCTGCGCGGGGCCAAGGGCTCGCCCGTCTACCGCGACCGGACCCTGCGCGGGGCCGATTTTTCCGGGGCCTTCCTGGAAGGCGCGGTCTTCGAGGGCTGCACCCTGGAAGGCGTCCTGTTCACGGGCGCCCTGCTCCAGGGGGTGCGCTTCACGCGCTGCACCTTCAAAGGCGGCGACCTCGCGGGCTGCCGCCTGGACGGCTGCGAACTGCGCGACCTGCGCCTGGACCACGCCAGCCTGCGCGGCGCCCTGCTGTGCGGCTGCACCGTGGCCGGGGCCGATCTCCACGCCTGCGACCTGCGCGGGCTGACCCTGCACGACACGGCCATGAGCACCGCGCGCTTCACGGCCTGCGACCTGTCGGGCCTCGCGGTGCGCCAGGGCGCCCTGGCCGGGGTGGAGCTGGTGCTGGCGCGCATGGTCGGGGCGCGCCTGACCGGCGCCCGGCTGACCGGGCTGACCCTGGCCGCCCTGGCCGTGGCCGACACCCGGGCCGAAGGCCTGGACACCGACCACCCGGCCCTGCTGCGCCTGGAAAGCCGCCGCCTCCTGGCCCAGGCCACGGCCCTGGCCGCCCAGGACCCGCCCCCGGCGCCGGACCTGGACCCCCAGGAGGCCGTCGCCGCCGCCGCCATGGCCGAGGCCTGGTTCCAGGCCCGCGACCAGCGCGCCGCCCTGGCGGCCTTTTTGGAGAACAACCTGCGCCGCGAGGCCTGGTGCCGCCACAAGCTCGGGCCCGAGCGCTCGCGCTTCTACCGCCTGGCGCCGCTGGTGCTGCACGCCGACCTTTTCGCCCCGCCCGCCGCCCCCGCCGCAGAGGACGGGCCGCCCCCGGCCCCCGGCCCGGCGCCCTTCCGCCTGGCGGACTACGCCCCGGACTACACCACCCTGCAGGACGCCCGGGCCCTGTTCCCCGGCGCCGCCCTGGCGCAACCCGAGGCCGGGGGCGCCCCCGCCCCGGTGTCCATCGAGGGCCTGTACACCATCGGCAGCACGGGCACCGCCGCCCAGACCCCGACCTCGGACCTGGACTACTGGGTCTGCCACGACGCCCGGGGCATGACCCCGGCCCTGGCCGCCGCCCTGGCCGGGCGCCTGGAGCGCATCGAGGCCTGGGCCGCGCGGACCTTCGGCCTGGAAGTCCATTTCTTCGCCATGGACCTGGAGCGCGTGCGCCAGAACAACTTCGGGTTCAGCGACCAGGAAAGCTCGGGCTCGGCCCAGGCCATGCTGCTCAAGGAGGAGTTCTACCGCACGGCGGTGCGCGTGGCGGGCAAGGCGCCCCTGTGGTGGCTCACGCCCCCGGGCGCCGACGACCGGGCCTACGCCGCCGCCCGGCGCTTCGCCGGGGCCGGGCCCCTGGGCAGGCGGCTCATCGATCTGGGCAACCTGGTGGACATCCCGCCCGGCGAGTTCTTCGGCGCCTCCCTGTGGCAGATCGTCAAGGCCCTGAAGAGCCCCTTCAAGTCGATCATGAAATTCGGCCTGCTGGAGAAGTACATCGCCTCGGGCGCCTCGGGCCAGGGCGCCCTGCTGTGCGACCGCATCAAGGCCGGGCTGCTGGCGGGGCGCACCGCCCTGGCCGACGCCGACCCCTACGTGCTGCTGCTGCGCGAGGTCAGCGAGCACTACGCCAGGGCCGGGGAAAAGGACTCCCTGACCCTGGTGCGCCTGTCGTTCCTGCTCAAGAGCAAGGTGGCCGAGGTCTGCGCGCCGGGCGCCGTGCCCCTGCGCGAGGAGGACGCCCAGCTGCGCGAGATGTTCCAGGGCGAGCAGGCTAGGTTCGGCACGGGCGGGGGCTGGTCCTTCCGGCGCCTGGAGCACGTGGGCGGGCTGGTCAACGCCTTCATCGTGCGCACCTACACCCGCGTGCGCGAGCTGCGGCCCCAGGGCGGCGACGTGTCCATCACCCCCGAGGACCTGACCAGGCTCGGACGCAAGATCTCCTCCAGCTTCTCGCGCCGCAAGCACAAGGTCGAGCACACGCCCTTCCTGGCCATCGGCGGCAACACGTTCCGCATCCTGCACTTCCAGGCCAAGGACAGGAAGCTGGGCCGCCCCACGGACTGGGAGATCCAGGGCGCCCAGGAGGTGGCCAGCCGCGACAGGCTCCAGCTGGCGGACCTGCGCAAGGGCCCCGGGCTGGCCGAGCTGCTCGTCTGGCTGGCCTGCAACCGTCTCTTCACGCCCGGGGTGGAGGTGCGCGGCGACTATTCCATCTCCCCGGTGACGGCGCGCGACCTGGACACCCTGCTGCACCGCCTGACGGAATTCTTCCCGCCGGGGCCGACCTTCAACACCAGCATCGACGAGATGCTGCGCCCCGAGCGTATCGTGCGCGCCTTCTTCATCCTGAACCTCGTCCAGCCCCGCGAGCAGGACACCGTGCGCGAGGTCAGCCTGGTCTACAGCACCAACTGGGGCGAGCTGTTCTGCCGCACCGTGGCCGTGGACCGCGCCGACACGCTCTTCGCCGACCCGGGGCGCTTCCTGCTGCGCCATGTGGAGCAGCGCTTCGACACGCCCCCGGTCATGGACAGCTTCGTACCCGACCGCGCCAGCTGCCCGCGTCTGGCGCTGTAG